TTCCTTATGGATGTGAGGGATACGGGCATCGGCAACATTGGCATCCTCGATCTGGTATTGATCAGTTTAGCCACCTACAGGATGATAAGGCTGATGGTTTATGACCGGATCTTCAAGCTTGTACGCGACATCAGCCGCTCTTTCGAGGGAATCGGGATCGGCGATTCGCTCAGGGCGATCATTACCTGCCCGTGGTGCGCCGGGGTCTGGATAGCGCTCTTCAACGTGGGCATTTTCCTGCTTGTCCCCTACGGTGATCTCTTCATCTACATCATGGCCATAGCCGGTGTTGCAACTCTTTTCCAGCTTGGCGTAAACATCCTCGGTATTATTGCCGAAGAGAAACAGATCGACCTGAAAGAAAAAAGAGAAAAGACCGGCTTCCGGAAACCCTTGTAAAAACAATTCTCCCCATCCATAAAGAATAAAATTCTACCCTGAGTCAGCTATTGACTCGAGGGCTTAAATAGTATATATTTACAAACAGGTATTTTAACCCTTAAAAACCAGAATTAATTATGAGTATGTTTTGTTTTCAGTGCCAGGAAACAGCCAAAGGCACAGGCTGTACAATAAGGGGAGTTTGTGGAAAGACAGATGATGTCGCGGGACTCCAGGATGTTTTGATGTTCGTTTGTAAGGGCATCTCGATTTACTCAACCGCTGCCCGGAAAGCGGGCATTGAAAAGTCCGCTATCAACAAATTCATCGTCGACTCGCTGTTTGCTACCATCACAAATGCAAACTTCGACCGTGATGTTTTTGTAAGACGTATACAGGAGGGACTTGAAATGCGCAACAAGCTGCGGCTTGAGCTTGAAAAAAAGGGTGTAAGTCCGCAAGGGCCGCTGCATGAATCGGCCACATGGCAGGCCTTTACACCTGATGAATTTGAGCGCAAGGCACAGACAGTAAGTGTGCTGGCAACGGAAAATGAGGATGTTCGTTCGCTGCGCGAGCTCATTACCTA
The window above is part of the Marinilabiliales bacterium genome. Proteins encoded here:
- a CDS encoding DUF1360 domain-containing protein, with the protein product MEMSKTERIWNMVSMFVFVLLLIGLGFLMDVRDTGIGNIGILDLVLISLATYRMIRLMVYDRIFKLVRDISRSFEGIGIGDSLRAIITCPWCAGVWIALFNVGIFLLVPYGDLFIYIMAIAGVATLFQLGVNILGIIAEEKQIDLKEKREKTGFRKPL
- a CDS encoding hydroxylamine reductase, producing MSMFCFQCQETAKGTGCTIRGVCGKTDDVAGLQDVLMFVCKGISIYSTAARKAGIEKSAINKFIVDSLFATITNANFDRDVFVRRIQEGLEMRNKLRLELEKKGVSPQGPLHESATWQAFTPDEFERKAQTVSVLATENEDVRSLRELITYGVKGMAAYTEHAWNLDHEDPDLYKFMQEALVATTRDDLTVEELVALVLETGKYGVTAMALLDKANTSAYGNPEITKVNIGTGNNPGILISGHDLKDMQELLEQTEGTGVDVYTHSEMLPANYYPAFK